A genomic region of Nymphaea colorata isolate Beijing-Zhang1983 chromosome 2, ASM883128v2, whole genome shotgun sequence contains the following coding sequences:
- the LOC116248873 gene encoding chloroplast envelope quinone oxidoreductase homolog, whose protein sequence is MASSRVMHAVQYDHYGGGASALKHVEVPVPTPNNDEILLKLEASSLNPLDCKLQKGMWRPFIPHKFPAIPVSDISGEVVDVGAGVQNFKVGDKVVSMLSMFRGGGLAEYAVVTCDCTVKRPQEVSAAEGAALTMAGLTALQALAEAGIKLDSSGSRRPKANVLITAASGGVGHYAVQLAKLGNAHVTATCGARNIDLIKSLGADEVLDYRTPEGELLRSPSGKKYDAVIHCARGIPWSVFEPNLSERGKVIDLTPDAAALWTFVAKKLTFSKKSLVPLIVSRKGEDLEVLVQLAKEGKLRTLVDSTFPLEKAEEAWAKVMDAHATGKIIVASE, encoded by the exons ATGGCTTCATCCAGAGTCATGCATGCCGTCCAATACGATCATTATGGCGGTGGAGCATCAGCCTTAAAG CATGTTGAAGTTCCAGTACCTACTCCAAATAATGACGAAATTCTATTGAAGTTGGAAGCATCAAGCTTGAACCCGCTGGATTGTAAACTTCAGAAAGGGATGTGGAGACCATTTATTCCTCATAAATTTCCAGCCATTCCAG tttctGATATATCTGGAGAGGTGGTTGACGTTGGTGCTGGCGTTCAGAACTTCAAAGTGGGAGACAAAGTGGTTAGCATGCTCAGTATGTTC CGAGGAGGTGGGCTGGCTGAATACGCAGTGGTAACATGTGACTGTACTGTTAAGAGACCACAAGAGGTGTCAGCAGCTGAAGGTGCGGCTCTTACCATGGCCGGCCTCACAGCTTTGCAGGCACTCGCCGAGGCTGGAATCAAGCTCGACAGCAGTGGCAGTCGCCGGCCTAAAGCCAACGTTCTCATAACTGCTGCCTCCGGCGGCGTCGGCCATTACGCGGTtcagctggccaagctcggaaACGCGCACGTAACTGCAACTTGTGGGGCTCGCAACATCGACCTGATCAAGAGCTTGGGGGCCGACGAAGTGCTTGATTACAGGACACCGGAAGGGGAACTACTGAGGAGCCCCTCAGGGAAGAAGTACGATGCTGTTATTCACTGCGCAAGAGGGATACCATGGTCAGTGTTTGAGCCCAATCTCAGTGAAAGGGGAAAGGTGATCGACCTCACTCCTGATGCAGCGGCTCTGTGGACCTTCGTGGCCAAGAAGCTGACCTTTTCAAAGAAGTCGCTGGTGCCTTTGATCGTGTCGCGGAAGGGGGAGGACCTTGAAGTCTTGGTTCAGTTGGCGAAGGAAGGGAAACTCAGGACTTTGGTGGACTCGA
- the LOC116248872 gene encoding mannosyltransferase APTG1 isoform X1, translated as MMRRRFDVKEEAGEELQELLKGDRTHSVSQKSIDNPPPVIKVFGICLVFRIANALLIHTYFNPDEHWQSLEVAHRIVFGYGHMTWEWSAGIRSYLHPLIFAFFYKLLWFFNLDTPSMMVMAPRVYQSFFAAIGDAYFYRLSYSIFDKQTADWALLSQLTNWFMFYCITRTLSNSLEAVLTIMAIYYWPSLKCSQSPPYELRRTSRKVALVLAAFACAIRPTSAVIWIYLGTLHLFETRDKVKFVFMEVSPIGASVLALACLFDRWMYGSWVFVPLNFVKFNFFSSGGDYYGTHKWHWYFSQGFPTMLFTFAPFTTIGIWQSKEWKLFGLIAWVLGVYSILGHKEFRFVLPVLPIALLFSGYTLAKIGKCHSVELNCKGIGRTKQAHDFKKKWAILFLLLSNLPMAFYMSMIHQRGSEDAMAFLAREAAIGKVHSVLFLMPCHSTPYYSTLHRNISMRFLDCSPSAEEGYVDESDSFLLDPAKFTSLMALDWKQPSHILLFDSQERHLKDFLTSHSYKEQIRRFFHAHFKVDRDLQAAVLVYALVEC; from the exons atgatgaggaggaggttTGATGTCAAGGAGGAGGCAGGAGAGGAGCTGCAGGAACTCCTCAAGGGAGATAGAACACACTCTGTTAGTCAGAAATCTATAGATAATCCTCCTCCTGTGATCAAGGTGTTCGGAATTTGTCTTGTCTTCAGAATTGCCAATGCCCTCCTTATTCATACCTACTTCAATCCTGATGAGCACTGGCAATCTCTCGAGGTTGCACATCGCATTGTCTTCGG CTACGGTCACATGACGTGGGAATGGAGTGCAGGCATCCGCAGTTACTTGCATCCCTTGATCTTTGCCTTCTTCTATAAATTGCTTTGGTTCTTTAATTTGGACACTCCCTCCATGATg GTGATGGCGCCACGGGTTTATCAGTCCTTTTTTGCTGCAATTGGTGATGCCTACTTTTATCGGCTTTCATATAGCATTTTTGATAAGCAAACTGCAGATTGGGCT CTGCTTTCACAATTGACGAATTGGTTTATGTTTTACTGCATCACACGAACTTTATCAAACAGTCTGGAAGCTGTGCTTACCATCATGGCCATATACTATTGGCCCTCTTTGAAGTGCTCACAGTCTCCACCTTATGAGCTTCGAAGAACTTCACGGAAGGTTGCTTTGGTGCTAGCTGCATTTGCTTGTGCTATTCGACCAACAAGTGCTGTAATATGGATATATCTTGGCACTTTGCACTTGTTTGAGACACGTGATAAAGTTAAATTTGTGTTCATGGAAGTAAGCCCAATAGG GGCTTCTGTACTTGCTTTGGCATGTCTTTTTGACCGATGGATGTATGGCTCTTGGGTTTTTGTTCCTCTTAACTTTGTTAAGTTCAACTTTTTCTCTTCTGGTGGAGATTATTATGGAACACACAAATGGCACTGGTACTTCTCGCAGGGCTTTCCGACAATGCTCTTCACCTTTGCACCATTTACAACAATTGGCATCTGGCAGTCTAAGGAGTGGAAGCTGTTTGGTCTTATTGCATGGGTTCTAGGAGTTTACAGCATCCTTGGGCACAAAGAATTCAG GTTCGTCTTACCAGTTCTTCCCATAGCTCTGTTGTTCTCCGGTTATACATTGGCCAAAATTGGGAAATGCCACTCGGTGGAATTAAATTGCAAGGGAATTGGAAGGACAAAACAAGCTCATGACTTCAAGAAAAAATGGGCCATCTTGTTTCTGCTGTTAAGCAATCTCCCGATGGCCTTCTACATGAGCATGATTCATCAG AGAGGAAGTGAAGATGCTATGGCTTTTTTGGCTAGAGAAGCTGCGATTGGAAAGGTCCACAGCGTCCTTTTCTTAATGCCTTGCCACTCTACTCCCTATTATTCAACTCTCCACCGAAACATATCCATGCGTTTTCTCGATTGCTCTCCAAG TGCTGAGGAAGGTTATGTGGATGAGTCTGATAGTTTCTTATTGGACCCAGCGAAATTTACCTCGCTTATGGCATTAGACTGGAAACAGCCGAGTCatattttgttgtttgattctCAAGAACGACATCTGAAGGATTTCCTAACTTCACACTCTTACAAGGAG CAGATTAGAAGATTTTTCCATGCCCATTTTAAAGTTGATCGTGATCTTCAAGCAGCTGTTCTTGTATATGCTTTGGTGGAATGTTGA
- the LOC116248872 gene encoding mannosyltransferase APTG1 isoform X2, translating into MMRRRFDVKEEAGEELQELLKGDRTHSVSQKSIDNPPPVIKVFGICLVFRIANALLIHTYFNPDEHWQSLEVAHRIVFGYGHMTWEWSAGIRSYLHPLIFAFFYKLLWFFNLDTPSMMVMAPRVYQSFFAAIGDAYFYRLSYSIFDKQTADWALLSQLTNWFMFYCITRTLSNSLEAVLTIMAIYYWPSLKCSQSPPYELRRTSRKVALVLAAFACAIRPTSAVIWIYLGTLHLFETRDKVKFVFMEVSPIGASVLALACLFDRWMYGSWVFVPLNFVKFNFFSSGGDYYGTHKWHWYFSQGFPTMLFTFAPFTTIGIWQSKEWKLFGLIAWVLGVYSILGHKEFRFVLPVLPIALLFSGYTLAKIGKCHSVELNCKGIGRTKQAHDFKKKWAILFLLLSNLPMAFYMSMIHQRGSEDAMAFLAREAAIGKVHSVLFLMPCHSTPYYSTLHRNISMRFLDCSPSAEEGYVDESDSFLLDPAKFTSLMALDWKQPSHILLFDSQERHLKDFLTSHSYKEIRRFFHAHFKVDRDLQAAVLVYALVEC; encoded by the exons atgatgaggaggaggttTGATGTCAAGGAGGAGGCAGGAGAGGAGCTGCAGGAACTCCTCAAGGGAGATAGAACACACTCTGTTAGTCAGAAATCTATAGATAATCCTCCTCCTGTGATCAAGGTGTTCGGAATTTGTCTTGTCTTCAGAATTGCCAATGCCCTCCTTATTCATACCTACTTCAATCCTGATGAGCACTGGCAATCTCTCGAGGTTGCACATCGCATTGTCTTCGG CTACGGTCACATGACGTGGGAATGGAGTGCAGGCATCCGCAGTTACTTGCATCCCTTGATCTTTGCCTTCTTCTATAAATTGCTTTGGTTCTTTAATTTGGACACTCCCTCCATGATg GTGATGGCGCCACGGGTTTATCAGTCCTTTTTTGCTGCAATTGGTGATGCCTACTTTTATCGGCTTTCATATAGCATTTTTGATAAGCAAACTGCAGATTGGGCT CTGCTTTCACAATTGACGAATTGGTTTATGTTTTACTGCATCACACGAACTTTATCAAACAGTCTGGAAGCTGTGCTTACCATCATGGCCATATACTATTGGCCCTCTTTGAAGTGCTCACAGTCTCCACCTTATGAGCTTCGAAGAACTTCACGGAAGGTTGCTTTGGTGCTAGCTGCATTTGCTTGTGCTATTCGACCAACAAGTGCTGTAATATGGATATATCTTGGCACTTTGCACTTGTTTGAGACACGTGATAAAGTTAAATTTGTGTTCATGGAAGTAAGCCCAATAGG GGCTTCTGTACTTGCTTTGGCATGTCTTTTTGACCGATGGATGTATGGCTCTTGGGTTTTTGTTCCTCTTAACTTTGTTAAGTTCAACTTTTTCTCTTCTGGTGGAGATTATTATGGAACACACAAATGGCACTGGTACTTCTCGCAGGGCTTTCCGACAATGCTCTTCACCTTTGCACCATTTACAACAATTGGCATCTGGCAGTCTAAGGAGTGGAAGCTGTTTGGTCTTATTGCATGGGTTCTAGGAGTTTACAGCATCCTTGGGCACAAAGAATTCAG GTTCGTCTTACCAGTTCTTCCCATAGCTCTGTTGTTCTCCGGTTATACATTGGCCAAAATTGGGAAATGCCACTCGGTGGAATTAAATTGCAAGGGAATTGGAAGGACAAAACAAGCTCATGACTTCAAGAAAAAATGGGCCATCTTGTTTCTGCTGTTAAGCAATCTCCCGATGGCCTTCTACATGAGCATGATTCATCAG AGAGGAAGTGAAGATGCTATGGCTTTTTTGGCTAGAGAAGCTGCGATTGGAAAGGTCCACAGCGTCCTTTTCTTAATGCCTTGCCACTCTACTCCCTATTATTCAACTCTCCACCGAAACATATCCATGCGTTTTCTCGATTGCTCTCCAAG TGCTGAGGAAGGTTATGTGGATGAGTCTGATAGTTTCTTATTGGACCCAGCGAAATTTACCTCGCTTATGGCATTAGACTGGAAACAGCCGAGTCatattttgttgtttgattctCAAGAACGACATCTGAAGGATTTCCTAACTTCACACTCTTACAAGGAG ATTAGAAGATTTTTCCATGCCCATTTTAAAGTTGATCGTGATCTTCAAGCAGCTGTTCTTGTATATGCTTTGGTGGAATGTTGA